Proteins encoded in a region of the Cytobacillus pseudoceanisediminis genome:
- a CDS encoding YpmS family protein: MKDSKWKKLFFALLVINALILIVLFIFISMPADDEGYTAITENSDNYVPFNIKANKEDLNRVINHYLEKEGLTGAIDYKVLLNDEVDLYGTIPFFSQDLQMKLSFEPEALENGDVVLQQKSISVGQLNLPVSHVLKLVKDRYKVPEGVTIQPQKERIYVSLQEMKLKSDVKVKVDEFNLKQDDIRFTLLVPVK; this comes from the coding sequence TTGAAAGATAGCAAATGGAAAAAGCTGTTTTTTGCGCTGCTGGTCATTAATGCACTCATCTTAATTGTGCTGTTTATTTTTATCAGCATGCCGGCAGATGATGAAGGCTATACAGCGATCACCGAGAATAGTGATAATTATGTTCCTTTTAACATAAAAGCCAATAAAGAAGACTTGAATAGAGTCATTAACCACTATCTTGAAAAAGAAGGACTGACAGGGGCAATAGATTATAAAGTTCTCTTGAATGATGAAGTTGATTTATATGGCACAATCCCTTTTTTCAGCCAGGATTTGCAAATGAAATTATCATTTGAACCAGAAGCCTTGGAGAATGGGGATGTTGTCCTCCAGCAAAAGTCCATATCTGTAGGGCAGCTGAATCTTCCTGTATCACATGTCCTAAAGCTGGTAAAAGACCGCTACAAGGTTCCAGAAGGGGTCACAATCCAGCCGCAGAAAGAACGAATTTATGTGTCGCTGCAGGAGATGAAGCTGAAAAGTGATGTGAAAGTAAAAGTGGATGAATTTAATTTAAAGCAGGATGATATTCGTTTTACCCTTCTTGTGCCGGTTAAATGA